Proteins encoded by one window of Salvia splendens isolate huo1 chromosome 14, SspV2, whole genome shotgun sequence:
- the LOC121763290 gene encoding probable trehalose-phosphate phosphatase H, whose product MRSQNVDRKSGMNMEIRKKKFLEMSSTARINAMRASSPTHIKSHPLALHHNVQQPSALDMFEQITNASKGKQIVMFMDYDGTLSPIVDDPDRAFMSDAMRATVRKLATCFPTAIVTGRCRDKVYSFVRLAELYYAGSHGMDIKGPSKNSKGGEAILFQPATQYLPIINEVYKALLVVTKDTPGATVENNKFCLSVHFRRVHENKWAELAKQVGSVLEAYPEFRLTQGRKVFEIRPTIKWDKGKALEFLLESLGYANCADVYPIYIGDDRTDEDAFKVLREMGQGSGILVSKIPKDTNASYLLQEPSEVMAFLRRLVDWKRLSLRKQFMLKSRLEGVKMSLPI is encoded by the exons ATGAGAAGCCAAAATGTGGATAGGAAATCAGGTATGAATATGGAAATAAGGAAGAAGAAGTTCCTTGAAATGAGCAGCACGGCTAGAATCAACGCTATGAGAGCTTCCTCTCCCACTCACATCAAATCTCACCCTCTCGCCCTACATCATAAT GTGCAACAACCATCGGCTTTGGACATGTTCGAACAAATCACAAACGCATCAAAGGGAAAGCAGATTGTCATGTTTATGGACTACGATGGCACGTTGTCCCCCATCGTCGATGATCCCGATCGAGCTTTCATGTCCGATGCG ATGAGGGCGACCGTCAGAAAACTTGCTACATGCTTTCCCACTGCTATAGTCACTGGGAGATGCAGAGACAAG GTGTATAGTTTTGTGCGTCTAGCAGAGCTGTACTATGCAGGTAGCCACGGCATGGACATAAAAGGCCCTTCCAAAAACTCCAAA GGAGGTGAGGCTATTCTTTTCCAACCTGCCACTCAATACCTTCCCATTATTAACGAG GTTTACAAAGCACTATTGGTGGTCACAAAAGATACCCCGGGTGCTACAGTTGAGAACAACAAATTCTGTCTCTCTGTACATTTCCGACGCGTTCATGAGAAT AAATGGgctgaacttgctaaacaagttGGATCAGTGCTAGAGGCGTACCCTGAATTTCGATTGACCCAAGGGAGAAAG GTTTTCGAAATTCGTCCTACCATCAAATGGGACAAAGGGAAGGCTCTCGAATTTCTATTAGAATCACTTG GGTATGCTAATTGTGCTGATGTGTATCCTATCTACATTGGAGATGATCGAACCGACGAAGATGCATTTAAG GTTCTAAGGGAAATGGGTCAAGGATCTGGAATTCTTGTTTCCAAGATTCCAAAAGACACAAATGCATCGTATTTGTTGCAAGAACCATCTGAG gTCATGGCGTTTCTACGACGTCTAGTGGATTGGAAACGATTATCACTAAGAAAACAGTTCATGCTAAAATCTAGACTTGAAGGGGTTAAAATGTCATTACCGATTTGA